In a single window of the Anguilla rostrata isolate EN2019 chromosome 4, ASM1855537v3, whole genome shotgun sequence genome:
- the LOC135252291 gene encoding profilin-2-like isoform X1, with protein MSWQGYVDNLMADGSCQDSAIVGYTDAKYVWAAQPGGTFNNITAQEIDIIVGKDREGFFTSGLTLGQKKCSVIRDSLLMDGDWTMDIRTKSQGGEPTYNISVGRAGKALVLVMGKEGVHGGQLNKKAFHMAEYLRKSGY; from the exons ATGTCCTGGCAAGGCTACGTGGATAACCTGATGGCCGATGGCAGCTGCCAGGACTCCGCCATTGTTGGGTACACGGACGCCAAATACGTCTGGGCAGCACAACCCGGCGGCACTTTTAACAATATAACG gCCCAAGAAATCGACATCATAGTAGGAAAGGATCGCGAGGGCTTTTTCACCAGCGGTCTGACCTTAGGCCAGAAGAAGTGTTCCGTGATCAGAGACAGCCTCCTCATGGACGGCGACTGGACCATGGACATTCGGACAAAGAGCCAAGGCGGCGAGCCCACATACAACATTTCCGTAGGCAGAGCTGGCAAAG CGTTGGTTTTAGTCATGGGAAAAGAAGGTGTTCACGGCGGCCAGCTCAACAAGAAAGCTTTTCACATGGCTGAGTACCTGAGGAAGTCTGGATATTAA
- the LOC135252291 gene encoding profilin-2-like isoform X2, with the protein MSWQGYVDNLMADGSCQDSAIVGYTDAKYVWAAQPGGTFNNITAQEIDIIVGKDREGFFTSGLTLGQKKCSVIRDSLLMDGDWTMDIRTKSQGGEPTYNISVGRAGKVLVLVMGKEGVHGGGLNKKAYSMAKYLRDSGF; encoded by the exons ATGTCCTGGCAAGGCTACGTGGATAACCTGATGGCCGATGGCAGCTGCCAGGACTCCGCCATTGTTGGGTACACGGACGCCAAATACGTCTGGGCAGCACAACCCGGCGGCACTTTTAACAATATAACG gCCCAAGAAATCGACATCATAGTAGGAAAGGATCGCGAGGGCTTTTTCACCAGCGGTCTGACCTTAGGCCAGAAGAAGTGTTCCGTGATCAGAGACAGCCTCCTCATGGACGGCGACTGGACCATGGACATTCGGACAAAGAGCCAAGGCGGCGAGCCCACATACAACATTTCCGTAGGCAGAGCTGGCAAAG tcttGGTTCTTGTTATGGGCAAAGAAGGAGTCCATGGAGGCGGGTTGAATAAGAAGGCATATTCGATGGCAAAATACTTACGGGATTCAGGGTTTTAG